The stretch of DNA GCGGGATACATAGTCGTTTATCTTTGAAGAGATAGCCATTGTGAATGTAGAATGATGTGTGACCTCCCTTGCCTGGATTCTTATAGCTCTCTGCAAAGTTAGGATCAGACTCATATAAAGGTATAATCAATTCAAAACCAAGAACCTTTGCATCCATTGTAGAGATGAGAGCATGTCGTCTTGAAAGCGCATCGGCAATGATATTGTCTTTTCCCTTCTTGTATTTAATGACATAAGGAAACGTCTCTATGAAATCAAGCCACTTTGCATGCCTTTTCTTTAGGTTTGTTTGCCCTCGTAGATGCTTTAAGGTCTCATGATCCGTGTGAATCACACACTCCTTATCGAGTAGATAGTGTTGCCAAGTCTCCATGGCGAGGACTAAGGCATAAAACTCTTTGTCATACGTGGGATAGTTGAGTGTTGCTCCATTGAGTTTTTCGCTGAAATAGGGTATTGGCTTGCCTCCTTGAGTAAGCACAGCTCCAATACCTAAACCTGATGCATCAcactcaatctcaaaagttttagTGAAGTCTGGTAAAGCTAAAACTGGTGCATTCGATAACCGAACTTTGAGTGCTTTGAATGCTTGCTCCTGGACTTCTCCCCACTTAAACTCCACGTCCTTTTTGATCACAGCAGTTAGGGGTGCAGCAAGAGTGCTGAAATCCTTCACAAATCTCCTATAGAAACTAGCCAAGCCATGGAAACTTCTCACTTGACTAATGTTGGTTGGTGTCGGCCATTCTTGTATAGCTTTGACTTTCTCTTCGTCCACTCTCAGTCCCTGTGAACTCACTATAAAACCTAAGAAGACAAGTTCATTAGTACAAAAGGTGCACTTCTTAAGGTTGGCATAAAGACCTTCCTTTTGAAGCGTTTTAATAACTTGTTCTAAATGAATTAGGTGATCATCAAATGTATGACTATAAATAAGTATATCATCAAAGTATACCACTACAAACTTACTGATATAAGGCCTTAGAACTTGGTTCATAAGCCTCATGAAGGTGCTTGGTGCGTTTGTAAGCCCAAATGGCATGACTAGCCACTCATAGAGACCTTGCTTGGTCTTAAAAGCCGTTTTCCACTCATCACCTTCCTTCATTCTTACTTGATGATAGCCACTCCTAAGATCAATCTTTGAAAACAATTAGATCCAGATAATTCATCAAGCATATCATCTAACCTTGGGATTGGATGTCGGTATTTGATGGTAATGTTGTTGATAGCTCGACAATCTACACACATCCTCCAAGTTCCATCTTTCTTTGGCACCAAAAGGACCGGTACAGCACATGGACTTAGGCTTTCCCTCACATAGCCTTTGTCTAAAAGATCCTTCACTTGTTTCTCCAATTCCTTAGCTTCCTCCGGGTTAACGCAATAAGCGGCTCTATTGGGCAATGGGGCACCCGGAACCAGATCTATTTGATGTTCAATTCCTCTTATAGGAGGTAGACCAGCTGGAATTTCATCTGGAAATGTCTCAGCAAACCGGTTCAAAAGATCCTTCACCTCTTTAGGGAGATCTTGTTCCAAAGCACTAAAACCTGCGCTCAAAACTTCCTTAAACATCATTAGTAATACCGGTTCATTACAAGTGAGTGTCTTAGCTATGTAGCTAGGCTTGATCAGAAAATTACTCTTAGAAGGAGAACCCTTCTCTTTAAGCATCTTAACTTGAATTTCATGCACTTGGTTCGGTGTGAGAGGAGTTAGATTGTATTTCTTCTAATCATGGACAAAAGAATACATGTTACTATGCCCATGGTGCATGGTATCCTTATCAAATTGCCACGGTCTACCAAGTAGAAGGTGACAAGCTTGCATAGGAACCACATCACACAAGACTTGATCCATATACTTTCCCACTTTGAATGGTACTTGTACTTGATCCATGATTCGCAGTTCAGCCTTGTCATTAAGCCATCTTAGTTTATATGGATGAGGATGTTTAGTCCGTCCAAGGCTGAGTTTTGAAACCATATACTCACTAGCAACATTAGTACATGATCCACCATCGATAATAAGATTACATACCTTTTCTTGGATGGTACAGCGGGTatggaaaatattttccctTTGAGCNNNNNNNNNNNNNNNNNNNNNNNNNNNNNNNNNNNNNNNNNNNNNNNNNNNNNNNNNNNNNNNNNNNNNNNNNNNNNNNNTATCATCTAACCTTGGTATTGGATGTCGGTATTTGATGGTAATGTTGTTGATAGCTCGACAATCTACACACATCTTCCAAGTTCCATCTTTCTTTGGCACCAAAAGGACCGGTACAGCACATGGACTTAGGCTTTCCCTCACATAGCCTTTGTCTAAAAGATCCTTCACTTGTTTCTCCAATTCCTTAGCTTCCTCCGGGTTAACGCGATAAGCGGCTCTATTGGGCAATGGGGCACCCGGAGCCAGATCTATTTGATGTTCAATTCCTCTTATAGGAGGTAGACCAGCTGGAATTTCATCTGGAAATGTCTCAGCAAACCGGTTCAAAAGATCCTTCACCTCTTTAGGGAGATCTTGTTCCAAAGCACTAAAACCTGCGCTCAAAACTTCCTTAAACATCATTAGTAATACCGGTTCATTACAAGTGAGTGTCTTAGCTATGTAGCTAGGCTTGATCAGAAAATTACTCTTAGAAGGAGAACCCTTCTCTTTAAGCATCTTAACTTGAATTTCATGCACTTGGTTCGGTGTGAGAGGAGTTAGATTGTATTTCTTCTTATCATGGACAAAAGAATACATGTTACTACGCCCATGGTGCATGGTATCCTTATCAAATTGCCACGGTCTACCAAGTAGAAGGTGACAAGCTTGCATAGGAACCACATCACACAAGACTTGATCCATATACTTTCCCACTTTGAATGGTACTTGTACTTGATCCGTGATTCGCAGTTCAGCCTTGTCATTAAGCCATCTTAGTTTATATGGATGAGGATGTTTAGTCCGTCCAAGGCTGAGTTTTGAAACCATATACTCGCTAGCAACATTAGTACATGATCCACCATCGATAATAAGATTACATACCTTTTCTTGGATGGTACAGCGGGTatggaaaatattttccctTTGAGCTAGCTCATCTGGATGAACCGTGAGGTTCAAGACACGCCTTATGACCAGGGATTCTCCATATTCAGGTTCACAATCGACCTCTTCAACTACAACATCATCCTTGGTGAGATCTGCTTCGTCTTGTGACTCGTATTCTCCCGCATCCGTGAGAATCATAACTCTTGGGTTGGGGCAATCTTTAGCCATATGTCCTCTTCCCTTGCACTTAAAACATGTTATATCACGAGTTCTTGAATTGTTTGGGCTAGGGAACTTACTTTGGGTGGATTCGGTTGGCTTAGACTTGAACCGATTGTCAATAGCCACAGCTTTTTCTTTATCCAAGGGTCTGACTTGAGAGGTGGATGCAAAAGGAGTCTTGGCACGACCTTGATCCCAATTTTGAGTAGTTTTAGTTCTCCCCATggttgtcatcttcttcttgatgtgtTGTTCGGCTTGTATAGCGTGGTGTAGAATGTCCTGCAGGTCGTGATAAGGATGCATTTCTACTTTGTGAGAGATCTTTTCTTGTAATCCATCAAGAAACTGAGCCATGGTGGTCTCGGCATCATCGTCAAGCTCCAGCCTATTCCTTAAGTGCTCAAATTCTTCGAAATACTCTTCCACACTCCTTGTTCCTTGAATCAACTTCCGGAACTTCTTTTGAAGGTCTCGGTGATAGTAGATGGGAACAtatctcttcttcatcagctgCTTCATTTCCCTCCATGTGGTTACTTGAGGGGTATCACTTCTCCTCCTATCATTAACTTCACGATCCCACCAAGACAAACCGTGATTGGTAAGTTGAGCTACGGCTAAGGCTAGCTTCTTCTGGTCGGTGTACTTGTAGTAAGCAAAGATGTGCTCCATTCTCTGCTCCCACTCAAGATAAGCTTCAGGATCTACCCTTCCAGCAAACGTAGGAGCCTTGAGCTTCATATCCATAGAATTAGACCTCGTACGGTCTTCTTCCTCTGCCATTTCTTGGTTATGTCTTTGAGCTTGACGTCGTCGACGGTTGTTTTGTGGTCCTCCATCATCACTGAAGTCAGTCTCTTGACCATCTTCATGAACGACACCATTCTCTCGTCTTTGGTTATGGTTTGCACGAGGTTGTTCGATTTGGTTTAGNNNNNNNNNNNNNNNNNNNNNNNNNNNNNNNNNNNNNNNNNNNNNNNNNNNNNNNNNNNNNNNNNNNNNNNNNNNNNNNNNNNNNNNNNNNNNNNNNNNNNNNNNNNNNNNNNNNNNNNNNNNNNNNNNNNNNNNNNNNNNNNNNNNNNNNNNNNNNNNNNNNNNNNNNNNNNNNNNNNNNNNNNNNNNNNNNNNNNNNNNNNNNNNNNNNNNNNNNNNNNNNNNNNNNNNNNNNNNNNNNNNNNNNNNNNNNNNNNNNNNNNNNNNNNNNNNNNNNNNNNNNNNNNNNNNNNNNNNNNNNNNNNNNNNNNNNNNNNNNNNNNNNNNNNNNNNNNNNNNNNNNNNNNNNNNNNNNNNNNNNNNNNNNNNNNNNNNNNNNNNNNNNNNNNNNNNNNNNNNNNNNNNNNNNNNNNNNNNNNNNNNNNNNNNNNNNNNNNNNNNNNNNNNNNNNNNNNNNNNNNNNNNNNNNNNNNNNNNNNNNNNNNNNNNNNNNNNNNNNNNNNNNNNNNNNNNNNNNNNNNNNNNNNNNNNNNNNNNNNNNNNNNNNNNNNNNNNNNNNNNNNNNNNNNNNNNNNNNNNNNNNNNNNNNNNNNNNNNNNNNNNNNNNNNNNNNNNNNNNNNNNNNNNNNNNNNNNNNNNNNNNNNNNNNNNNNNNNNNNNNNNNNNNNNNNNNNNNNNNNNNNNNNNNNNNNNNNNNNNNNNNNNNNNNNNNNNNNNNNNNNNNNNNNNNNNNNNNNNNNNNNNNNNNNNNNNNNNNNNNNNNNNNNNNNNNNNNNNNNNNNNNNNNNNNNNNNNNNNNNNNNNNNNNNNNNNNNNNNNNNNNNNNNNNNNNNNNNNNNNNNNNNNNNNNNNNNNNNNNNNNNNNNNNNNNNNNNNNNNNNNNNNNNNNNNNNNNNNNNNNNNNNNNNNNNNNNNNNNNNNNNNNNNNNNNNNNNNNNNNNNNNNNNNNNNNNNNNNNNNNNNNNNNNNNNNNNNNNNNNNNNNNNNNNNNNNNNNNNNNNNNNNNNNNNNNNNNNNNNNNNNNNNNNNNNNNNNNNNNNNNNNNNNNNNNNNNNNNNNNNNNNNNNNNNNNNNNNNNNNNNNNNNNNNNNNNNNNNNNNNNNNNNNNNNNNNNNNNNNNNNNNNNNNNNNNNNNNNNNNNNNNNNNNNNNNNNNNNNNNNNNNNNNNNNNNNATCAAATTCTTTGGTAAGAGAGAACACAAAGAAATCTGTCTTTGTACCACAAAtcgtttatgttaaaaaaaaaaattctatgaaatTCTAACAAGTGAAAAAGACCAGAGCAAATAAAGGCAAGAGAGTAACACAAAACAGATTTCGAACGAGTGCTGCagacagatttttttaatatttgttttctgattgttttttttttgttttttttgtttttgtatatgaatttgttaaaataaaaaagcaacaGCAATTTTTTTGGGTTCCCTACACGAAcgaaaacagatttttttttttagttttataaaactgTGATAATAAAACAGatgaaatggttttttttttttaaataatgaaactgggagaaaaaaaaattaaatgaaaggAACGAAATCACCTGATAAATTAGGAGCTTttaaagctctgataccaaaatgataTGAGCTTTGGCTACAAAATGATCTTGAACCAAAAACAAGGATGAGTCGTTAGCTGGTCTAAGGACCTCTCTAACTAACTCAGATAAGGTGGAGATGAAAGGTGGATTGATAAGAACCACAATAGATGTGAAAGTCTACTGATACTTCTTAGAGCACTCAAGAATTCGGACACACTCACGAATTAGAGAGCAATGGTTTCTATTGCGGATATATCTCTCTACATTATGATAAGGCTTATGGTTTATTGTGATAAAGGTTATAAGCCTAAGTTTTAGCTCTTTGTGTTTATCTTACTCATCTTTGTATCTTGTATAAATACCCAAGTTGGGACTTTCAATAAAAATCAAGTCAGTTCAATACCcaattctacatggtatcagagccaaaatcagtctaaaaaaaaagaaaaactttttttcttcgattctcttgttctttctcAGTTTCAagtctttctctgttttgtactTTCTTGCGTGACAAGAAAATCATGAGTGATAATGAAGTTCCTGTTACCGGTGCCGTTGTTGCTCAAACTGACTCAAAGACCGTTGTCTCTCCGTACACATTGTCAAGTTCTGACAACCCACGTGCTATGATTACCTCGGTATTGTTAACCGCAGATAATTACATCCAGTGGTCAGAAGAGATGTTGAATGCTCTTCAAGCCAAAAGCAAGATTGGATTCATCAGCGGTGCTATTCCCAGGCCTTCTAATGATAGTCCTGATCTTGATAACTGGAAAACGGTGAATTCTATGATCATCGGTTGGATCCGGTCGTCAATTGAACCTAAATTGAAAGCGACCGTGACTTTTGTTTCCAGTGCACAAGATTTGTGGGAAGACCTGCAACATCGTTTCTCTGTTGGTAATAAGGTGCGTGTTCACCAAATCAAAGCTAAACTTGCTTCGTGTAAGCAAGAAGGTCAGTCTGTTATGGAGTATTATGGAAGATTGGGCAATCTTTGGGACGAGTTGAAGAATTATTTTGTGAGTCCCGTTTGTCCTTGTGGAGTTACCTTGTCCGCTATTGTGACGgaaagagatgaagagaaaCTTCATCAGTTTATGATGGCGTTGGACGATTCAAGATTTGGTGGTCTGTGCACTATACTTATTGGTATGGACCCTCTCCCTAGTCTTGTTGTGGCTTACTCCAAAGTGATTCGTGAAGAACAGAGGATGTCCTCTGCTCGTCTTCAACAACAGAATCATGATGCTGTCGGTTTTGTGGCCCGTGGTGACACTCATGAGCAGTCCTCGCTTCGTTCTGATCAAACTGTCTATATTCTGGGGAAGCCTCGCTCTTGCAATCATTGTGGTCGTACCGGACATGAACAGAAGGATTGCTGGCAGCTTGTCGGTTTTCCTGATTGGTGGATGGAACGTAATGCACAAGGTAACAGTGGTGGTCGTGGTTCTTCTGGTCGAGGTAGAGGAGGTCGTGGTTCCATGGTTAATGGAGGGGGAAGAGGACGTGGGCAACCTGTGACTGCTCATGCGACTAGTTccaattcctctgtttttccttcttttacATCCGATCAGTTGAAGGACTTGACTCAGATGATTCAAGAAAAATCAGTCAGTGGTAGTTCCGAAAAATTGTCTGGTAAGCTTGAACTTGGTGATATTATTTTGGACACAGGAGCATCTCACCATATGACTGGGAGACTCTCTTTGCTGATCAATGTTGTGTCTGTTCCGAAGTGTTCGGTTAGTTTTGCCGATGGTAGCAACACGTTTGCTACAAGTGTGGGTGTTTTGTTTCTTACGGTCAAAGTCTCGTTGACGAATGTTCTTTATGTTCCTTCTTTAAACTGCACTTTAATCTCTGTCTCTCAGATTTTGAAACAAACCAAGTGTTTTGCTACATTCACTGATACAATCTGTTTTCTTCAGGACCATTTTTCGAAGACTCTGATTGGAAGCGGTGAAGAGCGTAACGGTGTGTACTATCTTACGGATGTGGTTCCAACAACGATACATTCAGCAACAGTTTCTCTTGATAGAGCTTTGTGGCATCGTCGTTTAGGACATCCGAGTTTTTCGGTGCTTTCTTCTCTACATTTGTTTTCTCAGTCTTCTTCCGCTGTTGGTTTTGACTCATGTGATGTTTGCTTTCGTGCTAAACAAACTCGAGAAGTTTTTCCAGAAAGTATTAATAAAACTCAAGAGTGTTTTTCATTGAttcattgtgatgtttggggtccATATCGTGTTCCCTCTTCTTGTGGTGCAGTTTACTTTCTTACAATTTTTGATGACTTTTCTAGAGCAGTTTGGACCTACTTGTTACTTGAGAAATCCGAAGTGCGACGTGTTCTTACCAATTTCATTATGTATGGTCAGAAACAGTTTGACAAAGCAATAAAGATTGTTCGCAGTGATAATGGTATCGAGTTCATGTGTTTGTCATCTTATTTTCGTGAGACTGGAATTGTTCATCAGACTTCTTGCGTTGGCACTCCACAGCAAAATGGGAGAGTTGAGCGTAAACACAGGCATATACTTAATGTCTCTCGAGCTTTGCTTTTTCAAGCTACATTGCCAATCAAGTTTTGGGGAGAGGCAGTGTTGACAGCTGCGTATATGTTAAATCGGACTCCTTCTTCCATTCATAAAGGACGTACTCCGTATGAACTTCTTTATGGCTGTAAGCCAGACTACTCTCAGCTTTGGGTTTTTGGCTGTGCTTGTTATACTCATCGTATCACTCGTGACAAGGATAAGTTCGGTGAACGAAGTCGTTTGTGCGTATTTCTTGGTTATCCTTTTGGTAAAAAGGGATGGAAAGTGTATGATATGGAGCATAACGAGTTTGTTATTTCTCGTGATGTTGTCTTTTGTGAGGATTCGTTTCCTTTCTCCGCTGCACAACCTTCATCTTTGGTCTCTCCATCTTCATCGACTGTTCCTCTTGATGATGACTGGTTGGTTGTTCCTCCATCTTCTACCGCTTCGCCTCTTGTGGACAGGGGGAGTGATTCCGTATCATCGCCTGTTATAGACAGGGGGAGTCTTCCTTCTTCAAGTGAgacctcctctgtttctccccTGTTGACTCCTCTGTTCCGACTCAAGAATTTACTCCGCCAAGTGATGTTGATTCTGGTTCCATTGGTGTTGACATTTCTGCTTCAGCTCCGCATCGTAAAAGCTCACGACAACCTACTCCGTCCGTTCGTTTGCAGGACTATGTTCTTTACCACATCATTAGTACACCCGTTCACGCTCTTAATGTTGTCACTGCTTCCTACGAGTCTTCGTCTTCGGTTCAAGGTATGTGTTTCTCTCCACTGTCAGCTTTTATTCCCGATGATTAGTTTTCTGCAGGTCATCGGGTTTATTTGGCTACTATTGTTTCTAATGTGGAGCCAAAGCACTTCAAGGAGGCTGCTCGGTTCAAAGTTTGGACTGATTCTATGACTAAGGAGGTCGATGCTCTTGAAATTCACCGCACTTGGGATGTTGTTGATCTGCCTCCTAACAAAGTTGTGATTGGTTGTCAATGGGTTTACAAAACAAAGTATCATGCGGATGGCTCGTTAGAACGTTATAAGGCTCGCTTGGTGGCTCTTGGTAATAATCAAGTTGAGGGTGAAGACTGTCATGACACATTTGCTCCGGTTGTTCGTATGACCACAGTTTGGACTCTTTTGCGTTTGGTGGCTGCAAATCAATGGGAGGTGTATCAGATGGATGTTAATAACGCCTTCCTTCATGGTGATCTTGATGAAGAGGTTTACATGAAGCTTCCTCCGGGTTTTCGTCACACTCATCCTGGTAAAGTATGTCGTCTCCGCAAGTCTCTTTATGGTTTAAAGCAGGCTCCACGTTGTTGGTTTAAGAAGCTGTCTGATTCTTTGCTTCGTTTTGGTTTTATTCAATCCTATGATGACTACTCTCTGTTCTCCTATTCACGTGATGGTGCTGAACTTCATGTCCTAGTATATGTCGATGATCTTGTTATTTGTGGAAATCATATCTCTATGCTTCGTCAATTTAAGGACTATTTGAGTCGTTGCTTCTCCATGAAGGATTTGGGCAAGCTCAAATATTTTCTAGGCATTGAAGTAAGTCGATCACCAGAGGGTATATTTCTCTCTCAACGGAAATATGCACTGGATATTGTTGCTGACACTGCTTTGGATGGCTCTCGTTCTGCTTTAACGCCTCTTAAACAGAATCATGGTCTTGCTAAGGATGATGGTCCTCTGCTTCTTGATCCTAAGCCATACCGTCGTCTTATTGGTCGTTTATTATATCTTCTCCATACTCGACCTGAGTTGTGTTACTCGGTGCATGTCTTGGCTCAGTTCATGAAAACTCCGCGTGCGGCTCACTGGGAAGCTGCTTTGCGTGTTGTCAGGTTTCTCAAAGGTGTTCCTGCTCTCGGTATTCTTCTCAAGCCTGATAAAGACCTGCAACTGACTGTTTATTGTGATTCGGATTGGTCTTCTTGTCCACTAACACGACGTTCTCTGAGTGCTTATGTCGTGTTCTTGGGTACTTCTCCTATCTCATAGAAGACTAAGAAGCAGGAAACTGTGTCTCATTCATCTGCTGAGGCCGAGTACAGGGCTATGGCTGTTGctttaaaagaaattaagtgGTTGCGTAAGTTGTTAAAAGGATTGGGTGTCAACCTGTCTACTCCTGCTCGTTTATTTTACGATAGTAAAGCTGCGATTCACATAGCTACTAATCCAGTTTTCCATGAGCGTACTAAGCACATTGAGAATGATTGTCATACTGTGCGGGACTCTTATCGTGATGGTGTTATTACATTGCAACATGTGCGTACTTATGAGCAACTGGCAGATATTTTCACTAAGGCATTGGGGCGGGATCAGTTTCACTATATCTTGTCCAAGTTGGGTGTTCTTGACTCTCACACTCCAACGTGAGGGGGAGTATTGCGGATATATCTCTCTACATTATGATAAGGCTTATGGTTTATTGTGATAAAGGTTATAAGCCTAAGTTTTAGCTCTTTGTGTTTATCTTACTCATCTTTGTATCTTGTATAAATACCCAAGTTGGGACTTTCAATAAAAATCAAGTCAGTTCAATACCCAATTCTACAGTTtcttttgtgaaacagaaacaagcaattttattaatcaaaaggtggaaaaaaaagaactacAACTCAAGGCATTATATAGCCAGGTTCATAACTTATTCTAAggaaaaacacataaatcctgcaaagaaaagaacaaggaaaaccagaacaaaatcagaaaaataaaggaaagagaCGTTGTGTAGAAAGGAGAATATCAAGGGTGCCGATTAAGGCAAATTTGATATCTTGACTTCATGACAtgattcttcttcgatctcGGGATATTCTGGACGAGTGAGAGAGCCTTCTAGATGTCTTCTAGTGCCAAATAACACGTGCTTAAGTGGGCTTCAAGTTTGGGGGTGAATAAAGCCCATTTAACCTTATTGCTTATTAGAGAGTCCACTGGACATGTGTTTACTGTTCGGTCCATATCTGGAGATTTATAGCAGTTCTCTCGACGCTCGTTGGTTCTCCGGAAACTAGACTCAGAAagctttaatttgatatatggCGCATCTCCTGGCTCGTCCTGAATCGTCGGAAGTATTTCGTTGAAGACGGCCTTTAGTTGGGAGCTCTCCGATGGGGTTAGGCGAATGGCTTCAAACTGACCAAGGGGGATCAGTCCTTCATGTTCCAGCTGCTCCAGAAAGATGTTGAACTTCTTTTCTATGCTTTTGCTCCTGGTCCTAGTCATTGGTCCGCTTGGCACATATGGAGCTTGGATAATATGGCTTGGTGGTTCGATGTCCTCATCACTAAGTGTACACATGGGAATTAATTACACTCAAGACTGCTAATATCTCTTATATATTGGTCTCTTCTAATCACAAGTTGCTTGATTACAGGCAAGCGCACAGCCATTCTTGGTACTTGGCATATTCGTGACGGCATTAGCATCGCAACATTGAAAAAACGTATATGGATGGAGTTTTTGGGGAAAGCAGAGGCGTTGAAACCACAAATGTGGGAAAGTGGTGGCATCAACTAGTTTTTAagataattgtaaaattatctGCCATCAGTAGAAACAACTCTTGTTGTATCATTAGTTGAACCGCATTAAATTGTAATCGATGTACCATTAAGTGCGTCCCtctcttttctgtttcttgttcttgtggTTGCTTTACTCATCTCTCCTCGAGAGAGTGACAAACACACTTACTtaggttatataaaaaatttagtgttTTCAACTATTTTATACTTTTGTGTCGATTCAAAACATACACAGCAAATGAAAGAATACTGTGCTGTTACAGTGTTACTGCATCTTCGGAATTCACAGCTGCGCGGAGCTAAACACGTTATCAGCTTAACGCTCCGAAGGTTATCGTTATTGGGACAGATTATTCTGTCACTGTGTGTAATAAACAACTCAAGAAAACCCACAATTTCAAACCACTGCATTTCATTTGATTGCACCCTCGCCAAAAAACTCCAAAACATTCGAGAGATACAATCTTGCCGTAAGTACAAACCGTACCTAGTTATAGCACACACATGAGATAAAAACACTAAACGGaatacattaaaacaaaaccctagttaAAACCCTCGCTGCCCTCCACAAAACCTAGAGGTTACTTATTCATATTATATACTACGGACTACTGGCAGCGGCACTCCGGTAGCTCGTAGCTACTTCCCCTTGTTGGTGAACTTGGACTCGTCGATCTCAATCCCTTCCTCCTCCGCACGCTCTCCACCAGATTTGTCCATCGTACTGAGTCCTCCTTTGCGCCCCATTTCCTGATAACCTTCATGCCCTAACTGCTCCTTCCTGGCTTCTCCTCCTTTATGTCCCATTTCTTGATAACCCTCGCGTCCTAACTGCTCCTTCCTCGCCTCTCCTCCTTTATGTCCCATTTCTTTGTAACCCTCGTGCCCTAGCTGCTCCTTCCTTGTCTCTCCTCCTTTGCTGCCTATCTCCTGGTACCCTTCATGCCCTAGCTGCTCCTTCCTCGTATGCCCTCCCTTGCTCCTTCCTAACACATATATATTCGACATAACATGAAAGATTTTACACTACACTTTCATGCTATAGAATAACCTTAATTATATTAAGATACTAACGTATCTGATGGGTCTAGGCGTATTGTCATATTTGGGCAGTACTAAGAACCAAATTAAAGAATAAGAAGTGGAAAGTTGTACACAAAACCTTCAGCAAGATGCTCTTGAGCCTCGAGGCTTTTGCCGCCGGTGCCACCTTCTACGACGGTCTCTCCTTGCTTCGCCTTCTCATCGAGCTCTTCTCGGCTAAGTTGCTTTGACGCcatgttcaaaagaaaaaaaaccgaACGTtaagataagtattttaaaatgtaCTTCGGTTATATGATCCGACATAGATACGGACGACGTAATAAATTCCTATAAATAGAAACGTTTGGGttcaaaggaaacaaaacagTGAAGTGCCACGTGCAAGAGAAGACGCGGCGAGACCCGAGAGAATGGGCTATGTGGAGATGACACGTTGATGCTTACTCAGTCTACTTGCTACAGTTATTAAAGAGCTGCT from Camelina sativa cultivar DH55 chromosome 9, Cs, whole genome shotgun sequence encodes:
- the LOC104711718 gene encoding em-like protein GEA1, translating into MASKQLSREELDEKAKQGETVVEGGTGGKSLEAQEHLAEGRSKGGHTRKEQLGHEGYQEIGSKGGETRKEQLGHEGYKEMGHKGGEARKEQLGREGYQEMGHKGGEARKEQLGHEGYQEMGRKGGLSTMDKSGGERAEEEGIEIDESKFTNKGK